The following proteins are encoded in a genomic region of Cricetulus griseus strain 17A/GY chromosome 7, alternate assembly CriGri-PICRH-1.0, whole genome shotgun sequence:
- the Prss33 gene encoding serine protease 33: protein MRGASHLQILFLLVLGARMQRCAACGQPRMSSRIVGGRDAGDGEWPWQTSIQHRGVHVCGGSLVAPQWVLTAAHCFPRRVVPSEYSVLLGALSLGVTSSHELLVPVLRVLLPPDYSEDEARGDLALLQLRHPVSLSARIQPVCLPAPGSHPPPGSPCWVTGWGSLSPGVPLPEGRPLQGVRVPLLDSGACDRLYHVGANVPQGERIVLPGNLCAGYRRGHKDACQGDSGGPLTCLQSGRWVLVGVVSWGKGCALPNRPGVYTNVAKYSPWIQAHLRL from the exons ATGAGGGGTGCTTCCCACCTCCAGATCCTGTTCCTGTTGGTGCTGG GAGCCAGAATGCAGAGGTGTGCAG CTTGTGGGCAGCCACGCATGTCCAGTCGAATCGTGGGGGGCCGGGATGCTGGAGATGGAGAATGGCCATGGCAGACAAGCATTCAGCACCGTGGAGTCCATGTGTGTGGAGGGTCACTTGTTGCACCCCAGTGGGTGCTGACAGCAGCTCACTGCTTCCCCAG ACGGGTAGTGCCATCAGAGTACAGTGTGCTCCTGGGAGCACTGAGTCTGGGTGTGACATCATCCCATGAGCTCTTGGTTCCTGTGCTGCGGGTGCTGCTGCCTCCTGACTACTCTGAGGATGAGGCCCGTGGTGACCTGGCACTGCTTCAGCTTCGTCACCCGGTGTCCCTGAGTGCCCGAATCcagcctgtctgcctgcctgcaccAGGATCCCATCCACCACCAGGGTCTCCATGCTGGGTCACTGGCTGGGGTAGCCTCAGCCCTGGAG TGCCACTCCCGGAGGGACGACCCTTGCAAGGAGTGAGGGTGCCATTGCTGGACTCTGGTGCCTGTGACCGCCTCTACCACGTGGGTGCCAATGTGCCCCAGGGTGAGCGCATAGTGCTTCCAGGGAACCTGTGTGCTGGCTACCGCAGGGGCCATAAGGATGCCTGCCAG GGTGACTCTGGAGGACCCCTGACCTGTCTGCAGTCTGGCCGCTGGGTCCTGGTGGGTGTAGTGAGCTGGGGTAAGGGCTGTGCCCTGCCCAACCGTCCAGGTGTCTATACTAACGTGGCCAAGTATAGTCCCTGGATCCAGGCTCACCTGCGCCTCTGA